CGTCCAACACGGGATTGGCGAGGAACGGTTGGCAGTGGGTGACGAGGCCGACCGGGCAGTCCAACTCGCCGACGAACGCGGCGTCGTCGTAGAGATACGTCTCCTCGGCCCGGCGCTGGGGGTCCTCGATATCGTGGAACGCGGGCCAGAACTCGTCGGGGTCTATCTCCCACTCGCGCAACTGGTCGTTGCGGTTCCCGCCTAGACCGTGCCAGAGGATTTCGGCTTCGCGGTCCGAGAACTCCCGACCTAGACGGACCCCGACCCTGTCGAACACCGAGCGCGGATACGACCAGTCCACGTCGATGAGGGTGCCGTCCAAGTCGAGCAGCCAGTAATCGTACTCTCGGGCGACCATAGGGACAACGGAGTAAGCGCTCGGGTAATTTAAACGTTTTCCGGAGTTGCATCGACTCTCTCATACATCTGCCTTACCGCTGTACCTCGACGGAACTCCCGAGATACTTGTTCAGCACGTCCGAGACCGAGTCCGCGTTGAACGTCCCGAGGTCGCCCCGAATCTCGTCTTTCAGCGCATCGAGATACTCCTCGTCGGTCTCGAACGCGCGGTACTCGACCGACAGTACGGTCACGTCCAGCGCCTCCTCGGTCAGTCGCCGGAAGTGGCGGTCGTCGTTTATCTCCCCGCGCCAGAGGTTGTCTCGGAAGAACAACCACCCCTCATCGCCCGGCGGGTCGGCGTCGCGGGCGAGTCGCGTCTCGAACTTGTTCGGTTCGACCGAGACGCCGCCGGTCGCGGGGTCGAGGCGAAACCGAACCGCGAAGACGTAGCGAGCGTCCATCGTGGGGCTTACCGCAGGTCGTCGGTCAGTTCCGCCATGTGGATGTCGTCGTCGGTGATACCGCCCGCCTCGTGGCTCGTGAACCGGATTTCGACCTCCTCGTACCGAATCTCGATGGTCGGGTGGTGGAACTCCTCCTCGGCGATTTCGCCGACTTCGGCGGCGAACGCGACGCCTTGGAGATAGTCGTCGAACTCGAAGACGCGCACGATTTCGTCGTCCACGCGCTCCCAGTCGTCCGGGATTTTCGTCGCTATCTCGTCGTCGGAAAGGGTGTCGGCCATGTGTAGTGGTTGGGCGTTCTCGCT
This genomic stretch from Halorussus pelagicus harbors:
- a CDS encoding 4a-hydroxytetrahydrobiopterin dehydratase, producing MADTLSDDEIATKIPDDWERVDDEIVRVFEFDDYLQGVAFAAEVGEIAEEEFHHPTIEIRYEEVEIRFTSHEAGGITDDDIHMAELTDDLR
- the lwrS gene encoding LWR-salt protein; protein product: MDARYVFAVRFRLDPATGGVSVEPNKFETRLARDADPPGDEGWLFFRDNLWRGEINDDRHFRRLTEEALDVTVLSVEYRAFETDEEYLDALKDEIRGDLGTFNADSVSDVLNKYLGSSVEVQR
- a CDS encoding HAD family hydrolase, which translates into the protein MVAREYDYWLLDLDGTLIDVDWSYPRSVFDRVGVRLGREFSDREAEILWHGLGGNRNDQLREWEIDPDEFWPAFHDIEDPQRRAEETYLYDDAAFVGELDCPVGLVTHCQPFLANPVLDELGIRDWFDTVICCDEELGWKPDPAPMHHAMEQLGVRESGEGVSASRASGESSNGVYAGDGASDVGAAWNAGLDAIHVERHGHHRREQCVLGDYRVESFDELLAMPNSE